TCCAGGGCTGGGTTTCTTCCACATACTTATTGGCCATATTGATCAATTCCCAAATCTCTTCCAAGGCACTGCTAAAATCATATTTACTTGATAAACTGACGGCAACTTTTTCATGCAAGATCCCAATTTTATTACGGATCTCTACTGCCCTTTGGTCTTTGGCTTCTGCTTGGGGGATAGCAGCTTGAAAATATTTCTCTACCATAGTCAGCGTTCGGTAAACAAGATTCCCCAAATCATTGGCCAGATCGCTATTGAATCTTTTGATAATTGATCCCTCGGAGAAATTGCCGTCTAAGCCAAAGGGGACATCCCTTAAGAGAAAATAACGATAAGTATCAATGCCAAATTTCTCAACCATCTCAAGAGGATTGACTACATTGCCGCGCGACTTGGACATTTTTGTATCGTCAATAAGCCACCAGCCATGGGCAAATACTGTCTTGGGAGGTTCTATCCCCAAAGATTTAAGCATAATCGGCCAATAAACCGCGTGCTGTCTTAAGATATCTTTTCCAATTAACTGCATGTCCGCCGGCCACCACCGAGACTGATAAGTGCCATCTGCGGATATTTCTCCGCAGGCGCTAATATAATTTATCAAGGCATCAAACCATACATAAGTAACATGTTCCGGGCTAAAAGGCAAAGGTATCCCCCAGCTAAGACGCTCCCTAGGACGCGAAATGCAAAGATCGTCCAGTTTATTAAGATTCAGGAAGCTTAAAACTTCGTTGCGCCTTATTTCAGGCTTAATAAAATCTGGATTCTTTTTTATGTAGTCAACCAGCCAATCCTGATATTTGGAGAGCCTAAAAAAGAAATTGGTTTCCTTGATCAATTCAAGCGGCCTTTTGCAATCCGGACAAAGATTATCTGCGGCCTGAAGATGCGTCCAAAAAGCTTCGCATGGCGTGCAATAAAGCCCTTCGTATTTGTCCTCGTAGATATCGCCTTTATCATAAACAATCTGCAAAACCTTCTGCACGAATTCTACATGGTGCTTATCAGTCGTGCGGATAAAATAATCGTAGGAAATATTTAAACTCTCCCACAACTTCTTAAAATGCTCTACAGTTTCATTGGCAAAATCCAACGGGGCCATTTTCTTGGCATCGGCTGCTTTTTGGATCTTCTGGCCATGCTCATCGGTTCCGGTTAAGAAAAACACATTTTCTTTGCCCAAAACAAGCCGCGCCTGGCGCGCCAAGGTATCGGCGGCAATGGTAGTATAAGAATGCCCGATGTGAGGCGCGGCATTCACATAATAAAGAGGAGTCGTAATATAAAATTTCTTAGGCATCTTTAATAGGATTTTTATTTTCTTTGTTTTCGTTAAAATCAAGTTCCGCATATCCGCCCTCTTCAAGCTCAAGAGTGGCTTTGCGCTTAAAGACATTAACTGAAATAACTTTGCCCTTGCCTTGAGGACAAGTTAATTTCTCTCCCTCGCGAGGCAGGCCCTTAGAAAGCGCCTTATAAGTATCATATTCATAACTTAAGCAACACATAAGCCTTCCGCAAAGACCTGAGATCTTGGGCGGGTTTAAAGGCAAACCCTCTTCCTTTGCCATTTTAATGGTTACCGGCTCAAAATCTTTTAAGAATTTCCTGCAGCAAAGTTCCCTGCCGCAAGAGCCAATGCCTCCAAAAAGCCTGGCCTCATCGCGCACGCCAATTTGGCGCAATTCAATGCGCGCCTTAAAGACCTTTGCCAGGTCTTTTACCAGCTCACGAAAATCCACTCGGCCAGATGCGGTAAAATAGAAAATTATCTTGGTGCGGTCAAAAGAATACTCTGCTGCCACAAGCTTCATATCCAATTTATGCTCTTCTATTTTCTTAACGCATGAAGTAAACGCCTCTTTGGCTCTTATTTTGTTTTCCTCAATCTGCTTAACATCTGCTTCGGCTGCCTGGCGCACTATCTTTTTTATTATTTCTTTGGCGCTGTTGGCTACCGTGGGCTCATTAGGAGAAACTACTTTTCCGTAGTCAATGCCCCGGTCATGCTCAACTATGACTAAACATCCTTCTTTAATATCTAAAGAGGCGCCCGAACAGGTACAAACCTGTCCGCAAGCCCTTAAACGCACCATTATTGTCTTTTCCATGAGATTTATCCTTTCAAAACATGCTGTAGATGTGAAAATAAAA
This genomic window from Candidatus Omnitrophota bacterium contains:
- the metG gene encoding methionine--tRNA ligase; protein product: MRNLILTKTKKIKILLKMPKKFYITTPLYYVNAAPHIGHSYTTIAADTLARQARLVLGKENVFFLTGTDEHGQKIQKAADAKKMAPLDFANETVEHFKKLWESLNISYDYFIRTTDKHHVEFVQKVLQIVYDKGDIYEDKYEGLYCTPCEAFWTHLQAADNLCPDCKRPLELIKETNFFFRLSKYQDWLVDYIKKNPDFIKPEIRRNEVLSFLNLNKLDDLCISRPRERLSWGIPLPFSPEHVTYVWFDALINYISACGEISADGTYQSRWWPADMQLIGKDILRQHAVYWPIMLKSLGIEPPKTVFAHGWWLIDDTKMSKSRGNVVNPLEMVEKFGIDTYRYFLLRDVPFGLDGNFSEGSIIKRFNSDLANDLGNLVYRTLTMVEKYFQAAIPQAEAKDQRAVEIRNKIGILHEKVAVSLSSKYDFSSALEEIWELINMANKYVEETQPWNLAKENKTEELKGFIRLLVDVIKKVAVVLYPFMPKTSSLIREQFGDKEIKKGEPLFPRIDIKKK
- a CDS encoding stage 0 sporulation family protein, with the translated sequence MEKTIMVRLRACGQVCTCSGASLDIKEGCLVIVEHDRGIDYGKVVSPNEPTVANSAKEIIKKIVRQAAEADVKQIEENKIRAKEAFTSCVKKIEEHKLDMKLVAAEYSFDRTKIIFYFTASGRVDFRELVKDLAKVFKARIELRQIGVRDEARLFGGIGSCGRELCCRKFLKDFEPVTIKMAKEEGLPLNPPKISGLCGRLMCCLSYEYDTYKALSKGLPREGEKLTCPQGKGKVISVNVFKRKATLELEEGGYAELDFNENKENKNPIKDA